In Drosophila santomea strain STO CAGO 1482 chromosome 2L, Prin_Dsan_1.1, whole genome shotgun sequence, a single window of DNA contains:
- the LOC120443759 gene encoding piezo-type mechanosensitive ion channel component isoform X3: MVFSYACMVLQRIVVPAVLVLAALMRPVGISFVYLLMFFVSPFVPLATRRNFKGSVTAFFIILLALSTLLLLGHITLQILAVSLTLPIYNCSFSEQLLRHIGFVSFIDLQPFAIIEWLVPEVLVFATSLGSYLTVKRVASQPVGVEQLENGEVVDGQAENEQTSSQPAATDANGGDVQQVTVTTPLQQQQQQLRKRVSMISQHIHFEGLVKISPLFCLATLFFAAVLRPSVPGGFYFLIFLLAGTYWATCQTLQRGFALLLRCVMVVLVLHSLSIVSYQTPWMQDHLNHTTLTARLIGLEPLIESYCSPDIRVFLYNNKLSLDSYLNPFALFFAYFALALTTKHLIKPRLEPKPATAFGQQLDCNSSSINNTTTGNKVNRQLSLLTSQTSRGRRDGSNPGGGGATITTTTTTNTNTNTTITSSAIRNQRLSVSLRRDQRATLNEPTETTPLVRQSTRKARTPQPLESGSSVAPSVTQRGNDIQLDSLEQRSEQENTTTSILDQISYGFVSVGGFIYQNSYIFTNILMMAWSIVYHSWLTFVLLLWANVLWMIPNQRKAMMRSSPFIVLYAEALLIAQYIYGMDLNNEELPTSVPYLQTAGINLQQIGFERPIENQMRPCVPLIVKTAFVLMFWVTSRQFFKEKRDRRRDSTLADIIAPLQITVGSAGSSYLINDGKKTSKFLKKAGDVIKNLLVRLWIWLLVLVIFLCAITGENMTGFRICYMALFLFFLLVFQSSSKAWVKIMYGFWLFLIFYAMSILILIYTYQFDKFDKYWSDYLNVSATLQKDIGLKRYQTKDLFLHLVSPTIIVILTVIQVHYFHKRFIASLQQQPLAGGSAQQKPTETTALEPAPSKRRGSAGSLRRSQGPSAEAAPGATTDFETSVRDLVRISFRKIKNKSEYIFKNFKDVFWRFLELHIMKAVYIAAFVCSVSEVCVLHIIFVGFCVLGATSRKAVQVVISRLISFIVTIIVLSKMIYQIEYLSHSQHNVVCSDNRTANNAEWIGLTKADKVTGGLMSLLRTYIIYMVIVTMHAVITLRQLQMRVKIGALNAPPTKLLFPNIIRADAEKDLVGLVKYLLNFGFYKFGIEISLIALVSTITYRQDIVAVVYALWLVVLLLLRRSQCAKIWGVFQAFFAISILTQYIVLVGLPPSSCLVYPWDEGPFGEGIQRWTMLPGTLHFNHVPKLIFDFIVLVILNRQKSIFCIEQRYASNDDYPGGSNRSVIADIAQLGRVPFDNPTHDFCSYIRNYSDILKNGVLCGFYWFTLAVVFLAGTNIADLLALGYLIGAFIFLWQGSDFYLRPIHTIIFRWKWLLAFNVANILIKTSFQMAGCLFMTQLTKDCCWLVHMLGITCTSNVLTEQIMLPEEAELTLKPGECPKITHQVVLLWDTICFAFIIFQLRIFKSHYFCHIITDTKANNILASRGADIIESLRHKQIAHRHDHEKQVLHKIKRKMERIRATQQKMLRPLDKQTHFDEHGYPLPAPTVRRRKEIKLHPHATRAGDYYMFEEMDDKFELDLIHDEIDFLEEENITESEMKMQRRKTLYDKSKDAPTGEFPSTSKGISKERDAATASSSASPAPTRDVGDLPVIPPPLTGLGREQTSKETSDSKSKMEVDSGEVTAKDSDEDFDTNPIIRLLEGFLVTLTIRLNRFSRNYRFVNRILAGEKKTLKESSSLNRLGLSSAAAMFHFLKSNLESDESVPPASSSTPRRVVIAPPNATEHSDPTSTTLNTNTTTTPLSPPEPLQPLKPTTTSTPQQQHQHNRAAEEIIELPVDTVDGVTYRKQSINSSPPAKGTMLSRKSDCGLPEIRIKAPSVERGAHYYHNHHSGGGSGSLSKHWSYEQVDSAGEFNLEEENFAQRDHHIIVEVLISSWYALLANTDLICYIVVFINQVVNASLISLPLPIMVFLWGTLSLPRPTKTFWVTLIAYTQAIVLIKCIFQFKLIWSNYHQLPNQPLTPAKIFGVENKAHYAIYDLILLLVLFLHRYLLKSQGLWKSGYKDTDNQFTKPTASIDERDDSDNLSQPDSRQLNDDAAQKLSLQVSQASLPGSPEFSKTGINQLERTKYTSSLYKFFFSLVHKSRLATDVYALMFLCDFVNFFVLLFGFTAFGTQQTESDEGVQTYLAENKVPIPFLIMLLVQFLLIVIDRALYLRKALVNKIIFHFFSVIGIHIWMFFVVPAVTERTFNSLAPPIIFYVIKCFYMLLSSYQIKSGYPKRILGNFFTKGFSMVNMIAFKVYMQIPFLYELRTILDWVCIDSTMTIFDWLKMEDIFSNIYLIRCTRQSETDFPAMRAQKKASLSKLIMGGTVVLLIVICIWGPLCLFALGNAVGTSNVPFHVSLSIRIGPYDPIYTTNNYDSIFEINPEMYSQMTNAYIKEKQALTFIAGYDATDVAAVRLAGNSPSLWNIAPPDRQRLLNDLRNNHTLKARFSYSLTRKAPAKGLKENVGDEHAISLDESFEGRAALIHMLSETHDVEPIHSNGTTNGTTPEVEEVVVIPGMIPKFIKVLNSGDAAVVSVLSQKHYDYRPLVIKMHRDNETNGLWWEIRDFCNDTFYNETLSKFAYSNCTSGIVMYTFNDKKFPSTFSFLTAGGIIGLYTTFVLLASRFMKSFIGGQNRKIMFEDLPYVDRVLQLCLDIYLVREALEFALEEDLFAKLLFLYRSPETLIKWTRPKEEYVDDDGDTDSIPSRMSVRRPEQLQPQQPQ; the protein is encoded by the exons ATGGTCTTCAGCTATGCGTGCATGGTGCTCCAGCGCATCGTGGTGCCAGCGGTCCTGGTACTCG CTGCCCTGATGCGACCAGTGGGCATATCCTTTGTGTACCTTCTGATGTTCTTCGTGTCGCCCTTTGTCCCGCTGGCCACGCGACGCAACTTCAAAGGATCTGTGACTGCCTTCTTCATCATCCTGCTGGCGCTGAGCACGCTGCTCCTCTTGGGTCACATAACGCTCCAGATTCTGGCGGTCAGCCTCACGCTGCCCATCTACAACTGCTCGTTCAGTGAGCAACTGCTGCGACACATTGGCTTTGTGAGCTTCATTGATCTACA GCCATTTGCCATCATTGAATGGCTGGTGCCCGAGGTGCTGGTATTCGCCACCTCACTGGGATCGTATCTCACTGTGAAGCGAGTGGCCTCTCAGCCCGTCGGCGTCGAGCAGCTGGAAAACGGCGAAGTGGTCGATGGCCAGGCGGAAAACGAGCAGACATCTTCTCAGCCTGCTGCCACAGATGCCAATGGTGGAGATGTGCAACAGGTCACGGTCACCACGccactgcagcaacagcagcagcagctgaggAAGCGAGTGTCCATGATCAGTCAGCACATTCACTTTGAGGGATTGGTCAAGATCT CTCCTCTGTTCTGCCTGGCCACGCTATTCTTTGCGGCCGTGCTGCGTCCCTCGGTGCCTGGCGGATTTTACTTTCTCATTTTCCTGCTGGCCGGCACCTACTGGGCAACATGCCAGACGCTGCAACG GGGCTTTGCATTGTTGCTGCGCTGCGTGATGGTCGTCCTCGTGCTGCACTCCCTGTCCATTGTATCCTACCAGACGCCATGGATGCAGGACCACCTCAATCATACCACCCTGACAGCCCG TTTGATTGGACTGGAACCGCTTATTGAATCCTACTGCTCGCCGGATATACGTGTCTTTCTGTACAATAATAAGCTGTCCCTGGACTCGTATCTCAATCCCTTTGCGTTGTTCTTTGCCTACTTCGCACTGGCCCTGACCACCAAGCATCTCATTAAGCCACGG CTGGAGCCCAAGCCAGCCACCGCATTTGGGCAGCAACTAGATTGCAAtagcagcagcatcaacaacaccaccaccgGCAACAAGGTCAACCGCCAGCTATCGCTGCTCACCTCGCAGACGTCGCGGGGTCGTCGGGATGGGTCGAATCCTGGCGGAGGTGGagccaccatcaccaccaccacgaccaccaacaccaacaccaataCCACCATCACCTCCTCCGCAATCCGCAATCAGCGCTTGAGT GTTTCTTTGCGCCGTGATCAGCGTGCAACGTTGAATGAACCGACTGAGACGACGCCT TTGGTGCGGCAAAGCACGCGCAAGGCACGCACACCCCAACCGCTGGAAAGTGGATCCTCGGTGGCGCCCAGTGTCACTCAGCGGGGCAACGACATACAGCTGGACTCGTTGGAACAGCGATCGGAGCAGGAGAACACCACCACATCCATACTGGATCAGATTTCGTATGGCTTCGTCAGCGTGGGAGGATTCATATATCAGAACAGCTATATATTCACCAACATTCTTATGATG GCCTGGTCCATAGTGTATCACAGTTGGCTGACTTttgtgctgttgctgtgggCCAACGTGCTGTGGATGATTCCTAACCAGAGGAAGGCCATGATGCGGTCCAGTCCCTTCATAGTCCTATATGCTGAGGCCCTTTTGATTGCCCAATACATATACGGCATGGATCTCAACAACGAAGAACTGCCCACGAGCGTTCCA TATTTGCAGACTGCGGGCATTAACCTGCAACAAATTGGCTTCGAACGACCAATCGAAAACCAAATGCGGCCATGTGTGCCGCTGATCGTAAAGACAGCCTTTGTGCTAATGTTTTGGGTGACATCGCGGCAGTTCTTTAAGGAGAAGCGTGATCGCCGAAGGGACAGCACACTGGCGGATATCATTGCCCCACTGCAGATCACTGTGGGATCGGCTGGCTCCAGCTACCTCATCAACGATGGCAAGAAGACCTCAAAGTTCCTAAAGAAGGCCGGCGATGTGATCAAGAATCTACTGGTGCGTCTGTGGATCTGGCTACTGGTGCTGGTTATCTTCCTCTGCGCCATCACTGGCGAGAACATGACCGGCTTCCGCATCTGCTACATGGCCCTGTTCCTATTCTTCTTGCTAGTCTTTCAATCGTCGTCCAAGGCATGGGTTAAGATTATGTACGGCTTCTGGCTGTTTTTGATCTTCTATGCCATGTCCATACTTATATTGATCTACACATATCAATTCGACAAGTTCGACAAGTACTGGAGCGACTATCTCAATGTGTCCGCGACGCT GCAAAAGGACATCGGGCTTAAGCGCTACCAGACCAAGGATCTGTTCCTTCATTTGGTCTCACCGACGATTATTGTGATCCTGACCGTCATCCAAGTGCACTACTTCCACAAGCGCTTCATCGCCTcattgcaacagcagccgtTGGCTGGCGGATCGGCACAGCAGAAACCCACGGAGACAACTGCCTTGGAACCGGCGCCATCAAAGCGACGTGGCAGCGCCGGTTCACTGCGTAGATCCCAGGGTCCATCGGCGGAGGCTGCTCCAGGAGCCACCACCGATTTCGAGACATCTGTGCGAGACTTGGTGCGCATTTCGTTCCGCAAGATCAAAAACAAGTCGGAGTACATTTTCAAGAACTTCAAGGATGTCTTCTGGCGCTTCCTGGAGCTGCACATCATGAAGGCTGTGTATATCGCAGCCTTCGTGTGCAGTGTCAGCGAAGTCTGCGTACTGCACATTATCTTTGTGGGTTTCTGTGTGCTGGGCGCCACCTCGCGCAAGGCCGTCCAGGTGGTGATCAGCCGCCTCATCTCGTTCATTGTCACCATCATAGTTCTGTCCAAGATGATCTACCAGATCGAGTACTTAAGTCACTCGCAGCACAACGTGGTTTGT TCTGACAACCGGACGGCCAACAATGCGGAGTGGATTGGTCTCACCAAGGCCGACAAGGTGACGGGCGGACTGATGAGCCTGTTGCGCACCTACATCATCTACATGGTTATTGTGACCATGCACGCAGTGATCACCTTGCGGCAGCTTCAAATGCGCGTGAAGATTGGAGCACTGAATGCTCCACCCACCAAGCTGCTGTTCCCCAATATTATTCGAGCTGATGCTGAGAAGGATCTGGTGGGACTGGTCAAGTATCTCCTCAACTTTGGCTTCTACAAATTTGGCATTGAGATATCGCTTATCGCCCTGGTCTCCACCATCACATATCGCCAGGATATTGTGGCCGTAGTCTATGCTCTGTGGCTGGTGGTGCTTTTGCTTCTGAGGAGATCCCAGTGCGCCAAAATATGGGGCGTGTTTCAGGCATTCTTTGCCATCTCCATACTGACACAGTACATAGTGCTGGTCGGACTGCCGCCGAGCTCATGTCTGG TTTATCCTTGGGATGAAGGTCCCTTTGGCGAGGGCATACAACGCTGGACGATGCTGCCAGGAACCTTGCACTTCAATCACGTGCCCAAGCTAATCTTCGACTTCATTGTCTTGGTCATTCTAAACCGACAGAAGAGTATCTTCTGCATCGAACAGCGTTATGCCAGTAACGACGACTATCCGGGTGGCAGCAATCGCAGTGTGATCGCCGATATTGCTCAGCTAGGTCGCGTTCCCTTCGACAATCCCACCCACGACTTTTGCTCTTACATACGGAACTATTCGGACATCCTCAAGAATGGAGTGTTGTGCGGCTTCTACTGGTTTACTCTGGCAGTTGTGTTCTTGGCCGGCACCAATATTGCAGATCTACTGGCCCTGGGTTATCTGATCGGAGCGTTTATCTTCCTGTGGCAGGGATCTGATTTCTATCTGCGTCCCATACACACCATCATCTTTCGCTGGAAGTGGCTGCTGGCATTCAATGTGGCCAACATACTCATCAAGACGTCCTTCCAGATGGCCGGCTGTTTGTTCATGACACAACTGACCAAAGACTGCTGCTGGCTGGTGCACATGCTCGGCATCACCTGTACGAGCAATGTGCTTACAGAGCAAATAATGCTGCCGGAGGAGGCAGAGTTAACGCTGAAGCCAGGCGAATGTCCTAAGATCACCCACCAGGTGGTCCTCCTGTGGGACACGATTTGCTTTGCCTTCATCATCTTCCAGCTGCGCATCTTCAAGTCGCACTACTTCTGTCACATCATAACGGacacaaaagcaaacaacatcCTGGCCTCAAG AGGAGCCGACATCATTGAGAGCCTACGACACAAGCAGATTGCCCATCGCCACGACCATGAAAAGCAGGTGCTACACAAGATCAAGCGAAAGATGGAGCGCATCCGAGCCACGCAGCAGAAGATGCTTCGACCCTTGGACAAACAAACCCACTTTGACG AACATGGTTATCCACTTCCTGCACCAACAGTACGCAGAAGgaaggaaattaaattacatcCACATG CTACCCGTGCTGGTGACTACTACATGTTCGAGGAGATGGACGATAAGTTTGAGCTTGACTTGATACACGACGAGATTGACTTCCTCGAGGAGGAGAACATCACCGAGAGCGAGATGAAGATGCAGCGACGCAAGACGCTCTACGAT AAGTCGAAGGACGCACCCACTGGCGAGTTTCCCTCCACCAGCAAGGGTATTTCCAAGGAACGCGATGCCGCGACAGCTTCTAGTTCGGCCTCTCCAGCGCCAACTAGGGATGTGGGTGATCTGCCCGTAATTCCGCCACCTTTGACTGGCCTGGGACGCGAGCAAACCTCCAAGGAGACCTCCGATAGCAAGTCTAAAATGGAAGTGGACAGCGGAGAGGTGACGGCCAAGGATTCGGATGAGGACTTTGATACAAATCCAATTATCAGGCTGCTCGAGGGCTTCTTGGTCACGCTGACCATAAGACTGAACCGCTTCTCGCGCAACTATCGCTTTGTAAATCGCATCCTGGCCGGCGAAAAGAAGACCCTGAAG GAGTCCAGCTCGTTGAATCGTCTGGGGCTGTCCAGTGCCGCTGCCATGTTCCACTTCCTCAAGTCCAATCTCGAGAG CGATGAAAGTGTCCCGCCCGCCTCCTCATCCACTCCACGGCGGGTGGTGATCGCACCACCGAATGCCACCGAGCACTCAGACCCCACCAGCACCACACTGAACACGAACACGACAACCACACCGCTATCACCACCAGAACCACTGCAACCACTGAAACCAACTACAACCAGTAcaccacagcaacagcatcagcataATCGCGCTGCCGAAGAAATCATCGAACTGCCTGTAGATACTGTTGATGGAGTCACCTATAG aAAACAATCAATCAATTCATCGCCGCCAGCAAAGGG CACGATGCTCAGTCGAAAATCGGATTGTGGCCTGCCAGAGATCCGAATTAAAGCGCCATCTGTCGAGCGCGGTGCACACTATTACCATAATCATCACAGCGGCGGTGGCTCAGGATCCTTGAGCAAACACTGGTCCTACGAGCAGGTGGACAG CGCGGGTGAATTCAATCTGGAGGAGGAGAACTTTGCCCAGAGGGATCATCATATCATTGTCGAGGTGCTGATCTCCTCGTGGTATGCCTTATTGGCCAACACGGATCTCATCTGCTACATTGTGGTGTTCATCAATCAG gTGGTCAATGCCAGTCTTAtttcgctgccgctgcccaTAATGGTCTTTTTGTGGGGAACACTGTCTCTGCCACGTCCCACTAAAACCTTCTGGGTCACCTTGATTGCCTACACCCAGGCCATCGTGCTGATCAAGTGCATCTTCCAGTTTAAACTGATCTGGTCCAATTACCACCAACTGCCCAATCAGCCGCTGACACCTGCCAAAATATTCGGCGTGGAGAACAAGGCCCACTATGCGATTTACGATCTGATCCTTTTGCTGGTTCTATTCCTGCATCGCTATCTGCTTAAGTCACAAGGCCTGTGGAAATCGGGCTACAAGGACACGGACAACCAGTTCACCAAACCCACCGCTAGCAT TGATGAACGCGACGATAGCGACAACTTATCACAACCGGATTCCCGCCAGCTAAACGATGATGCTGCTCAGAAGCTGAGTCTTCAAGTGAGTCAGGCTTCCTTGCCAGGATCGCCTGAATTCAGCAAGACTGGCATCAATCAGCTTGA GCGCACCAAGTACACCTCATcattatacaaatttttctTCAGTTTGGTTCACAAATCCCGTCTAGCCACAGATGTATATGCTCTGATGTTCCTCTGCGATTTTGTGAACTTCTTTGTGCTTCTGTTCGGCTTCACTGCATTTGGA ACTCAGCAAACGGAAAGTGACGAAGGTGTGCAGACATATCTCGCGGAGAACAAAGTGCCCATACCATTCCTGATTATGTTACTGGTTCAGTTCCTGCTCATCGTCATTGATCGAGCCTTGTACCTGCGCAAAGCCCTGGTGAACAAGATCATCTTCCACTTCTTTTCGGTTATCGGAATACACATCTGGATGTTCTTCGTTGTGCCTGCAGTTACGGAACGCACTTTCAACTCCCTCGCACCTCCAATAATATTCTACGTGATAAAGTGCTTTTACATGCTGCTCAGCTCTTATCAAATCAAATCCGGTTACCCCAAGCGCATTCTGGGCAATTTCTTCACCAAGGGATTCTCGATGGTCAATATGATTGCCTTTAAGGTGTACATGCAGATTCCATTCCTGTACGAGCTGCGAACAATATTAGACTGGGTGTGCATTGACAGCACAATGACCATTTTTGACTGGCTGAAGATGGAGGACATTTTCTCGAATATATACCTAATCCGGTGCACCCGGCAGTCAGAGACAGATTTTCCAGCTATGAGAGCTCAGAAGAAAGCCTCACTTTCCAAGCTCATAATGGGTGGCACCGTCGTCCTCCTGATAGTGATTTGCATTTGGGGGCCACTGTGTTTGTTTGCCCTTGGCAACGCGGTGGGCACCTCGAATGTGCCCTTTCATGTGTCGCTATCAATACGAATCGGACCCTATGATCCCATCTACACAACGAACAACTACGACAGTATCTTTGAGATCAATCCTGAGATGTATTCTCAGATGACTAATGCATACATTAAGGAGAAACAGGCTTTGACGTTTATCGCTGGTTATGATGCAACGGATGTGGCTGCGGTTAGACTAGCTGGCAATTCGCCTTCCCTGTGGAACATAGCACCGCCAGATAGGCAGCGATTACTAAATGATTTAAGAAACA ATCACACACTGAAGGCGCGGTTCTCTTATTCTCTCACCCGGAAGGCTCCTGCCAAGGGGCTAAAGGAAAATGTGGGGGACGAGCATGCCATATCCCTGGATGAGTCCTTTGAGGGACGAGCAGCACTCATTCATATGCTAAGTGAAACCCATGACGTTGAGCCAATTCACAGCAATGGCACAACAAATGGTACCACACCCGAAGTCGAAGAAGTGGTGGTGATACCCGGTATGATACCCAAGTTTATCAAGGTTCTCAATTCGGGCGACGCTGCGGTGGTAAGTGTGTTGAGCCAAAAACACTACGACTACCGACCGCTGGTTATCAAAATGCATCGCGACAACGAGACCAATGGATTGTGGTGGGAGATTCGGGACTTCTGCAACGATACCTTCTACAACGAAACTCTGTCGAAGTTTGCATACAGCAACTGTACTTCAGGGATTGTGATGTACACGTTCAACGATAAAAAGTTCCCATCCACGTTCAGTTTCCTCACAGCGGGAGG CATCATTGGCCTGTATACCACCTTTGTGTTATTGGCCTCGCGCTTTATGAAGTCCTTTATTGGTGGGCAAAACAGAAAGATAATGTTTGAGGATCTGCCATACGTTGATAGAGTGCTGCAGCTCTGTCTGGACATTTATCTG GTACGGGAGGCATTGGAATTCGCGCTGGAAGAAGACCTGTTTGCCAAATTACTCTTCCTATACCGATCGCCCGAAACGCTAATCAAGTGGACCCGTCCCAAGGAGGAGTACGTGGACGATGACGGTGACACCGACTCGATTCCCAGTCGAATGAGCGTGCGCCGGCCCGAGCAGCTGCAGCCACAGCAACCGCAATAA